The following are from one region of the Ptychodera flava strain L36383 chromosome 15, AS_Pfla_20210202, whole genome shotgun sequence genome:
- the LOC139151151 gene encoding protein PERCC1-like, which translates to MTECLTSKRGFTLPKMHEQEDMWDQGSCDDESDIDEMDDYESEYEEETTTADIGPNVTQQLLSFAEMVNGDIQKYFGRKADSEDSCNIYEDRFSMGKSGRELYYADLLKIAQNGDPTLDELRPRQSGSDKNKKRTVVVNSNHENHKGKGKSLGPFNELFEFAIGKHLAERKTMNSYHHKKIKRLKLDLKKHDKVIPWQNRNLPKSFFKEPNSPAKKNGIMHPSSTPDFSDLIAIYDDDDFSGSGDLSSSDQEISVASVESVHENHV; encoded by the coding sequence ATGACGGAGTGCCTAACGAGTAAGCGGGGGTTCACGCTGCCGAAGATGCACGAACAGGAAGATATGTGGGACCAAGGCAGCTGTGACGATGAAAGCGATATTGACGAAATGGACGACTACGAGTCTGAGTACGAGGAAGAGACGACGACAGCGGACATCGGACCCAACGTCACGCAACAGCTGCTGTCGTTCGCGGAAATGGTGAACGGCGACATACAGAAATACTTCGGCCGCAAGGCCGACAGCGAAGACTCGTGTAATATATACGAAGACAGGTTTTCCATGGGGAAATCAGGCCGGGAGCTGTACTACGCCGATCTACTGAAAATTGCGCAAAACGGCGACCCAACACTTGACGAACTTCGTCCCAGGCAGTCCGGCTCCGATAAAAACAAGAAACGAACTGTAGTTGTAAACTCCAATCACGAAAACCACAAGGGCAAGGGCAAAAGTCTAGGGCCATTCAACGAACTCTTCGAATTTGCCATCGGCAAACATCTGGCTGAAAGAAAGACAATGAACTCGTACCACCACAAGAAAATCAAGAGACTTAAACTAGATCTTAAGAAACACGACAAGGTGATCCCCTGGCAGAATCGAAATCTACCGAAGAGTTTCTTCAAAGAGCCGAACTCGCCGGCTAAAAAGAATGGTATCATGCACCCGTCCTCGACGCCAGACTTCAGCGACCTCATAGCAATATACGACGATGACGACTTCAGTGGTAGCGGAGACTTGTCGTCAAGCGACCAAGAAATCAGCGTGGCCTCGGTCGAGTCCGTTCACGAGAACCACGTTTGA